From the genome of Rhizophagus irregularis chromosome 29, complete sequence, one region includes:
- a CDS encoding uncharacterized protein (SECRETED:cutsite_VNA-GP; SECRETED:prob_0.9609); SECRETED:SignalP(1-24) — protein sequence MAKMSFIILFIMVIFAFQPANVNAGPIAYAVCQSACNIGWVSCYASAGLVAGTVTGGLGTPFAAIACNVAQGACMAEDIYFNEGRIFIFCGACY from the exons ATGGCGAAAATGTCTTTtatcattctttttattatggTCATTTTTGCTTTTCAACCAGCGAACGTTAACGCTGGTCCTATCGCTTACGCAGTTTGTCAAAGTGCATGTAACATTGGTTGGGTCTCTTGTTATGCGTCTGCTGGATTAGTCGCTG GAACTGTCACTGGAGGTCTTGGTACTCCATTTGCAGCTATTGCTTGTAATGTCGCTCAAGGTGCTTGTATGGCAG AAGATATATATTTCAACGAGGGAaggatttttatattttgtggGGCTTGTTATTAG
- a CDS encoding uncharacterized protein (SECRETED:cutsite_VIC-DG; SECRETED:prob_0.4295); SECRETED:SignalP(1-32) has product MSLTILRNKSLNLCVLLNVISLFFILPSTVICDGDVDNMRNVTNDNNNHAITTSETKEEKQEELVDNTIVQVSVAIMYILFGIILFVIIKTIVDRRKRKNARKNAINDLEMGSDLKKGYDLKMGYYYEKDDDLKKDMKNEIIKPPPAVIPFTKK; this is encoded by the coding sequence atgtctttaacaattttaagaaataaatctTTGAATCTATGCGTTTTATTAAACGtaatatcactttttttcattctcCCGAGCACCGTCATATGCGATGGTGATGTTGATAATATGAGAAATGTGACTAATGATAACAATAATCATGCAATTACCACAAGTGaaacaaaagaagaaaaacaaGAAGAACTTGTTGATAATACAATTGTACAGGTTTCTGTAGCTATCATGTACATTTTATTTGGAATTattctttttgtaataatcaaaACTATAGTAgatagaagaaaaagaaagaatgctAGAAAAAATGCTATTAATGATCTAGAAATGGGTTCTGATTTGAAAAAGGGTTACGATTTGAAAATGggttattattatgaaaaggatgatgatttaaaaaaggacatgaaaaatgaaattatcaaaccTCCTCCTGCCGTAATtccttttacaaaaaaatag
- a CDS encoding uncharacterized protein (SECRETED:cutsite_SLA-SC; SECRETED:prob_0.7557); SECRETED:SignalP(1-27), whose amino-acid sequence MVVKNIKLLFSFLLCMINILIIQPSLASCETVDIKIFGIKVSSTEVGELTKGKEIGYIVLNYILSGLCALAIALVVLFLCCIFICCTSKRRENDEERGVHDHEDDDEDEDDDGVVNDQNPDGRTEKSSNDERNKNEEDEK is encoded by the coding sequence atggtcgtaaaaaacattaaattattattttcatttttattatgtatgaTTAATATTCTTATCATACAACCGAGTCTTGCATCATGTGAAACAGTAGATATAAAGATTTTCGGTATTAAAGTCAGTTCAACCGAAGTAGGCGAATTGActaaaggaaaagaaattgGTTATATAGTCTTAAACTACATATTAAGTGGATTATGCGCTCTTGCAATAGCTTTGGTGGTTTTGTTTTTATgttgtatttttatatgttgtaCTAGtaaaagaagagaaaatgATGAGGAAAGGGGAGTACATGAtcatgaagatgatgatgaagatgaagatgatgatggtgTAGTAAATGATCAAAATCCAGATGGGAGAACAGAGAAAAGTTCGAATGATGAGAGAAATAAGAATGAGGAGGATGAAAAATGA
- a CDS encoding uncharacterized protein (SECRETED:cutsite_VNA-GP; SECRETED:prob_0.9609); SECRETED:SignalP(1-24) has product MAKMSFIILFIMVIFAFQPANVNAGPIAYAVCQSACNIGWVSCYASAGLVAGTVTGGLGTPFAAIACNVAQGACMAGCIGLLTAPTP; this is encoded by the exons ATGGCGAAAATGTCTTTtatcattctttttattatggTCATTTTTGCTTTTCAACCAGCGAACGTTAACGCTGGTCCTATCGCTTACGCAGTTTGTCAAAGTGCATGTAACATTGGTTGGGTCTCTTGTTATGCGTCTGCTGGATTAGTCGCTG GAACTGTCACTGGAGGTCTTGGTACTCCATTTGCAGCTATTGCTTGTAATGTCGCTCAAGGTGCTTGTATGGCAGGTTGTATTGGTTTATTAACCGCTCCAACTCCCTAA